The following nucleotide sequence is from Candidatus Hydrogenedentota bacterium.
TATCTGTGCCGTGCCCAGTCCACCAGCACAGGCGCGGCGACGAAGGGCAGGGCAATGGGCAGGAGAAAGTGAATATTTTCGAGGACGTTCCTCAGGTCAATCCCCTTGATATAAGGGTCAAATTCCAGTACAAATGCCATGCCGGCCGCTATTGGAATGAGCAGTGCCGACACGAAAATGAGCAAGTCGAAGCCTGTCAACAGCCGTCGTCTGACGGCCACCGCCAGGAAGAACAGCGTTAAGGGCAGACTCAGGGCGAACATGCCATGATGGAAGTATCCCGCTTCTGTCGAGTAGAACGTGACAAGCAGGAACAGCGGGAACAAAACCGCATATGCCACGGCAATGGCCAGTCCAAACCAAAGCACCACCCACACGCCAAGCAGGCAGAACAGGCCGTTCATGAACATCCCGAAGATCGCGCTCTGGTTTATTGCGGGATTCCTCCAGACAAAGAGGTAGAACAAAGCCAACTCCGCCGCAGCCAACAGCAATACGGACAGGGCGACAGCCAGAAGGCGTCCACGGGCAAACGCTGCACTGCGGACGGGGAGCGACAGGAAATAGCCGCGGCCCGTACCAAGAAAATCCTCCTGTGTCCGACCGAGGTGGAAGAGGTGGCAGAGGAGCGCCGCCGCGACAAGCGCTGGAAGGCTTACCACATAGGCGAGAAAATAGCGAGCGCCATTTTTGGACGCAAATGCGAGCTCTTGGTCGAGACTAAAGAAGCCGAAAGCGAAAATCATGCAAACCGAACCCAAGCCCAGCGACCACAACGGAAATAGCCGGCCATAACGGCGCCAGTTCAGCCAGAACAGCGCCCCGCCCGGCGATGAAAAGGGCCGGGTACGGCCCCGTTCCAGGGCGAAAAGTTCCAGCAGCGCCGCAATGCTGTTTCGATGGCGTCCATTTCGGTATGCGGTCAGCGAATGTTGGGAGGCGTCCCAGGCAACAAGCAGTGCCACCACCGAGGTGATCTTAATCCAAAGGCTGTTCAAATTCCCCGGGTCAAGCACGGAAAGCAGGCAAAGAAAGGCCAGAACCTCCATGGCAATCGCCATAGGCACCACCCGCAGTTCGCTGCTGATCCCGGCAAGATGGAACATGCTCTGGATGAGGCATGCCAGGGCAACGCAGAGCAGCGGCATCTGCCAGAACCCGAGGACCGCCACCGACCCTATGGCCTGTATCTCATTACCGAAGAGGAAGGAATGAAGGCCGGTGGCGGCGCAGGAAACCACGCCCACAACGGCAATCACGTAGCCGTAGAACAGGACCAGGTAACGCCGTGTGGACAGCGGCAGGGTCAGCAGGAAGGGGGCCGGGACATAAGACTTGCCGTCACTCCAAATGAACAGGCATCCCCCGAATGCGGTACTCAGGAAAACCTGCACAACGAGGTTCACATACGCGTAAACGGCTTCCGCATTATCCGGTTTCAATGCGTGAATCGCAATGGCCGCCACGGCGCACAGGACGGGGAAAAGCAGGAGGCTTCTGCAGGACATGCGCCAAAAGTACCACAGCATCATCCGGCTGGAAGTACGCATGGTTCAATCCTCCACGCCCATGAGAACACGGCGGTTTCGCTTTCCGGAAACGAGGGCGACGAAAATGTCCTCCAGCGAAGGCTCCCCCTCCTCCACGATGGCCGCGCCAAGTTGGGCGGCGGCCTGGAGTCCCGCTTCCGCGCCGCCCTCGCACAGGCAGGTCCATTCCAGTCCGGAACCCTCCCACGACAACGCCCCGTCAAACCGGGGCGCGGCGGCCAGGGGTTGCGGAAAATGGAGGGTCACTGTCCTGTATCGCGCCTTTATCTCCAGGAGCGGGCCGTTCCACGCCAGCTTGCCGCCATGGAGAAAGGCTACTTGGTCGGCCACAAACTCGACCTCATCCAGCAGATGCGATGAGAACAGCACGGTCCTGCCTTCGTCAGCCACGGTGCGTATGACTGCCCCCAGAATGTCCCGCCGCACCACCGCGTCGAGTCCCGAGGAGGGCTCGTCAAGCAGCAGCAGGTCGGGCCGGTGCGCCAGCGCCAGCAGCAGCCCCATCTGGGCGCGCTGGCCGCGGCTCAACGACCCCACCTTGGCTGTTGGGTCCAGGTCAAAGAGCCCGCGCAGTTCCTCCGCGTAGTTATCGTCCCAATCAGGGAAGAACGCCCGGGTGAACAGCATCACCTCGCGGACCCGCATCCAGTTCGGCAGGTCGCGGTTCTCCGACAGGTAGCCAATGCGGGCCAGCACCTCCTCCGGCCGTTTGACCGGGTCCATGCCGAAAACGCGCACCGTGCCTTTTTCCGCGCGCAAGAGACCCAGCAGGTGCTTTATCAGCGTGGTCTTTCCAGCGCCGTTTTCACCCACCAGCCCGAACACGACCCCCCGTGGAATGTGCAGCGTCACATTATCCAGGGCCTGTTTCCTCCGAAAATGCCGGGACAAACTGTTGATCTCGACGGGTGTTTGGCTGCCGTTCCTGTCACTCATGGTTTTCTCCCCGTGTTGCGGCGTGCCGGTCATGCCGTGTCCGCATCAGTTCCATCAACTCATCGAATTCAAAGCCAAGCTGGCCCGCTTCCGCCAGCAGTCCGTCCACCCGGTCCCGCAGCCGCTCAACCCGCTCCTTTTTGCCCATGGGGGAGCCGCTTTCCGTCACCACCGTGCCCAGGCCGCGCCGCGCGGTCACTATCCCTGCCTGCTCCAGCTCCCGGTACGCCCGCGCCACCGTGTTCGGGTTCACCAGAAGCTGCTCCGCCAGCGCGCGTATGGTCGGCAGTTCCGAACCCACCGGCAGGCGGCCCGCAGCCACCAGTTGCCGGATTTGCGTGACCAACTGCACATAGATGGGCACGCCGCTTTTCGCCGAAACATGCAACCTCATGCGAACCTCCGCGCTATTTGCTTGTATTAATAAATTAACACAAGTCGCCCGGTTTGTCAAGGGGTTGTCTGGCGAATATTTCCGTGCAAAGTTGACAATCTTCCCCGGATTTCCTACCCTTAAGGCTCGGTCTGAAAACAACGGGAGCGCGCGTCATGCAAACGGACATGGAGCAACTGTATCAGGAGCGGCTGCGGCGGTATGTGACGGCCATGCGGAACGGGAAGCCGGACCGCATACCGATTCGCCCGTTTGTCGCCGAGTTCACGGCGGTCCACGCGGGCATGACCTGCCAGGAAGTCACGCACGACTACGAGAAGGCCTTTCTGGCGGCGCGGAAGTGCGCTGCGGACTACGACTGGGACGCCGTGGTGGGGAACATGGTCTATGTCTGGACCGGGCTGACCCAGGCACTCGGAACGAAGTATTACGGCATCCCCGGCATTGACGTGGCGCCCGAGACGGGGTTCCAGTACAAGGAGCCGCCGGAGGACGAGTCCTTCATGCGGCCCGACGAGTATGACCAGCTCATCGCGGACCCGACAGGTTTCCTGTTCAACACCTGGCTGCCGCGCACCTCCACGGAAGTGGGGGGGGCGTCGGTCTACCGGAACAATCTTGCCCTTGTGAAGGGGGGCATGGCCATGCTCTCCTATTTCAACGCCTTCGGCCCGCAGGGGGAAATGCTCCGCAAAGAATCGGGCACTCTGGGGGCGATATCCGGCATTTTCAAGGCGCCCTTCGACATCATCGCGGACAAACTGCGCGGCTACATGGGACTGACCATGGACCTGATCGAGCAGCCGGACAAGGTGATGGAGGCCTGCCATGCGCTGATGCCGCACCTGCTGCACATGGCACTGTCCGGTGCGGACCCGGACAAGAATGTGCCCATCGGGTTCTGGATGCACCGGGGCTGCGTCCCCTTCATCACGCAGGAGCAGTATGACAACTTTTTCTGGCCCACGCTGAAGCCCATCATCGAGGAAATCTGGGCGCAGGGCCACCAGGTGCTCTTCTATGCCGAGGGCGATTGGACCCGGCATCTGGAGAGTTTCGCGGAACTGCCCGAGCAGTCCATCGTCTTCCACCTGGACCGGACCAACCCGCGCGCGGCGGCGGACATCCTTGGAAAGAAGTTCTGCCTTAGCGGCGGCATTCCCAATTACCTGCTCTCCTTCGGCACGCCGGACGAGGTGCGCGCCAAATGCCGCGAGATCATTGACATCGCCGCGCCGGACGGCGGCTATATCATGGACGCGAGCGCCATCGTGCAGAACGACGCCAAGGTGGAGAACGTGCGCGCCATGACAGAGTTCACCCGCGAATACGGGAACTACGGCTGCGCCGCGCCGGAGGTGCCTGAACTGAAATGCGTGCCGCCCTCGCGGCCCGGCGCCATTCCGGCCGCGAACGTGCCCCCCGGCGCATGCCTCCCGTGGTCGCAAAAACGCGCGGAAATCCCCGTCATCAGGGGGGACGAGGAACTGGCGCGCCAAATCTGGGAGAATGTGGACGCCCTGGGCTACCTGTTCATCTGGCACTGCCTGCTGTCGTTCTGAGGCGGTGGGATCAGTAGTCCCTCTTCCAGAAGACGCCCACGCCGCTGCGGCTGCGCACGCCCGCGTCGGCCTTCACGGACACATTGGGGTTCACCTCGACCTCGGCGGAGACCCGCCCGCTCTCGGCGGTCACGCCCTGCTCCACCTCGACATAGACATTGTCCGTGAGGTATTTCCCCACCCCCAGCACGGCGTCCTTTTCCGTGGCGCCGGTGCGGATGTCAAACTGGTCAATGCCCGGCAGCCGCAGGGTGCCCGACATGAGCTGGGGCACGTTCATTCGCCCCGCAAAGAGCGCGGCGAAGCGCGCCAACTGGACGGCCTGCACGGGGGATATCTGCGAGAGGTTGCGGCGGAAGAGGAGATTTGCCAGTATCTCGTCCTGCGGCATGGACGGTTCGGAGGTCAGATCCATCCTGGCGTCCGAAAGCGGCCCCGAAAGGGTCATGCGCGCCGTCATCCCCTGCGTGCGGGAAACGGTCAGAATGTTCAGCCGTGGATTTTTCAAGTCACCCTCAGTCAGGGCGATGGTGCTGTCCGCCAGTTCAAAACGGCTTCCCAGCATGCTGGCATGTCCGCGCACGGCGGTGAACGACCCGGCCAATTTAGGCTCGCGGACCGTGCCGCGCGCCTGCACACTGCCCCGCCACTCGGAATCGAGCACGGGCCCCCGCACAAAAAACCGTCCGGGGAAATCCAGATCAAGGTTCAGGCCGATGGCCGGGGCGGGCAGGACGGCGGCGGCCTTTTCCGGGGGAGCGGGGGAGGGGTGGTTGATTTCAGTCACCTCGACCACCTCGACAGCCATGCCGGGGAGCCGTTCCGGCAGGGTGACATTCACCGGCGCAACCGTGAGTTTGCCTGAAAGCAAGGGATTGGACACGGTTCCCGTGAGGGTCACCCGCCCGTTCGCCGTGGCGTCCGCATAGTCCATGCGGAGGAGGTGGGCGTTGTTCAGGACGAACACAAAATCCAGGGCATGCCCCCCGGTGAAGGAGAGGGTCATGCCCCCCGAACCATTCAGGGTGCCCTGGCTGCCCGCGCGGGCGCCGCACTCCACCAGGCGGAGCGTGGAACCCTCCGAAGTGAGCTTGGCGGTCAGGTCCTCCAGCACCGTGCCGGTGACAAGGTTTTCGTACCTGCCATTTTTCAGGAGACACTCCGCTTCCAGCTTCGGCTCACCCAGCGTGCCGTCCATGTTGAAGCGGGCTGCGGCCTCCCCCTTGACCACATGGTCCAGCAGCGCCATGGCGCCCGCCAGTCGGGTGAGGCTGGCGGTGGCGTTGCCGGCCATGGTCATCCGGGTCCCGGGACCGGGACTCGGGGAAAAGGGACGCAGGCTCAGGGGCATGGCCAGACTCCCCTCGATGTCAAAGGCCGCCGCGTCCTCCATACTCCCCTCCGTTTTGAAGGCAATGCCGTTCCCACCCGCATTCGCCTCCAACGAGGCCCGAAGGGGGGGGGCCTCACCGGCGGCGCCCTCCAGCAGTAGCCCATCCACCCCCGCATCCAGCGACAGGGTGGCGGCGGACCATTCCCCACCAAGTTGTGCAGTCCCGGAGGTGGTTCCGGCGGCGAGGGGCACCGCGGCCATCCGTGCCAATTCTAGCGGAAGGGCATTCCAATGGACGGAGGCTGAAGGACCACCGGAGGAGACCGAAGCGTCAAGTCCTATCGAGCCGCCGTTCACAGAAAAGGTGCCGCCGATGCGGGTTACGTTGTCGGACAGCGACAGCATGAGAG
It contains:
- a CDS encoding GntR family transcriptional regulator, producing the protein MRLHVSAKSGVPIYVQLVTQIRQLVAAGRLPVGSELPTIRALAEQLLVNPNTVARAYRELEQAGIVTARRGLGTVVTESGSPMGKKERVERLRDRVDGLLAEAGQLGFEFDELMELMRTRHDRHAATRGENHE
- a CDS encoding ABC transporter ATP-binding protein encodes the protein MSDRNGSQTPVEINSLSRHFRRKQALDNVTLHIPRGVVFGLVGENGAGKTTLIKHLLGLLRAEKGTVRVFGMDPVKRPEEVLARIGYLSENRDLPNWMRVREVMLFTRAFFPDWDDNYAEELRGLFDLDPTAKVGSLSRGQRAQMGLLLALAHRPDLLLLDEPSSGLDAVVRRDILGAVIRTVADEGRTVLFSSHLLDEVEFVADQVAFLHGGKLAWNGPLLEIKARYRTVTLHFPQPLAAAPRFDGALSWEGSGLEWTCLCEGGAEAGLQAAAQLGAAIVEEGEPSLEDIFVALVSGKRNRRVLMGVED